In Portunus trituberculatus isolate SZX2019 chromosome 28, ASM1759143v1, whole genome shotgun sequence, the genomic stretch ctgccttggtgtgtgtgtgtgtgtgtgtgtgtgtgcgcagacTGCCTCGCCGTGTATGTGTATGGCGCAGTAACCACGCCCTCTGTTaccctttaacctcttcagtaccatgacgcgtttccatattcattctggtgactttttatagcttcagaaacttatgtgggggattaaaacagtgaagactgaggccattaatcttctgacctccatagacccttcctcatgttaataaaatggtctaatcattcacaaatctgaaggtaaaaatgtgtcccagtattgaaggggttaaagtgtgGGTGAGGTTTCTGCAACACTTTTAATAAGcaatttttctactactactgctactactactactattactacaccaCCAGTGACAGCGTGGCTAACCCGTGGCCTCTCACTGCGCTGGGCCAAAATCGTCTCTAGCCTCCGTGGCACAATCGGTTAGCGCGTTCGGCTGTTAACCGAAAGGTTGGTGGTTCGAGCCCACCCGGGGGcggtattttatttttatatttttattcttttattgatttgctGTTATACATTTACTTgtctatttactttattttttgtaattagagagacagggggagtgaggaagaaagaaaggcagactGGAAAAGAATAAGGGAGAAGTAAGGAGGGGACaataggaagtagtagtagtagtagtagtagtagtagtagtagtagtagtagtagtagtagtagtagtagtagtagtagtagttagctaTGCAGAAACCTCCTCCATCAGTCAATAGGACCGTCAAGTCACCAATgtactggagggagggagggagggagggagggacggtgttgaaatgttttgttgtgtttttttcctatttaaccCTTTGTCTTTCCTGCCAACAGACACAAAGGATCGTCCTGCATGCCCAACTGAGATGCGGAGAGGAGGCCCctacaaaaataaaggaggagcaggatctAGTTGGGGAGCAGGATCTAGTTGGGGAGCAGGATCTAGTTGGGGAACAGGATCTAATGATGCAACAGCAGGTAGTGGACGTGGATTATACGACCAGAGAAAGTATGAAAAGTACCAAGAGTCACACTCATCTAAGTATTACAAGCACGATCCAGACAAACCTTACAACCACGTACTAAACACGACAGGATGTAAAGCATTTTCGATAAGAAAATCAGGCGACAAAACACCCCATGCACGAGTTCCGGGATTCCCAGGGCAGACAAAAGTAGTGGTGGAGAATGCGGGGTTCCAGGAAACAGGCCGGAACCAGGAATGGAATAAGGGTCACGGCCACGCTATGCTCACTGGCAGGAAAGACAACAACCGCTGCGAGCCCCACCACATGGATGGGATGGTGAGAAAGGTTGTGACGCAGGTAGGAGACAAAACAAAGACGAATTATCACGACAGACATGGAAATTGTTACTCAAAGGTTAGCAGTTCCCAGAGTGCCGGTGTAGTATCCGGACTCTCATCCAACACACACCAGTTTCCACCGGTCACgtatgaaaaaagacaaagtcACGTGAAGGGCTGGCACTTTGTTCATTTCTGCCAAGGAGGGCCACCATTGACTGACGACTAACGATCATTAACATGGAACCACTGGGCATTTATTGGCCCAGTACTGGGTGTCCATGCAGACAACTCAACATTGTCACCATACCTGCCAAACCCGCCTCTTACAGAAATGCATTAAACCATCtgataacaaacaaaacaggcTTACCACATAAATGCATTTCCCAGATTTTAAAATGACACAACACGATCAACCAGTTTTATAATAAACAGCAGAAGAATACAGATAATGAAAGCATATTATACAAACATTTGAAATTaacagataaaatgaaaattgcAGAATCTTTTAATGATTATTACACAAATGTTGgaataaatatggaagaaaacttACCACCAGCCGCAACAGACCCTCCCTCTTTTTTGACAGGAGGCTATCCAAACTCAATTGCAATCCCAGTAATCTTTCCACAAGACGTCATTCGAGTCATTAACTCAttaaaaacaaagaggaagtgTACATAACTATCTGTCCATACTTGTAAGACAAATAGTCAGTATTTAGCTCAACCTTTTGCCTTATTATTCAATCAATCTATTAGAAGTGGTAAATTTCCACAATTATTGAAGCATGCCACTGTAATTCCCATACATGCAAAAAGGACCTACAACTGAATTGAGTAATTATCGTCCAATATCTTTATCACTTCTAATGTTATTACTTAtatattaatattagtagtagtaatatcattattattattatcattattatcattactatgacTGTTATGATTgctattattttactattattaaaatttttatcatttttgttattattattattattattattattattattattattattattatcattattagcattattattattatcatcattattactattattattattttatacttATCATTTTAATGTTATcgatattataaatattatttgtATCTCTTATCAGAACAATTAACATCCGTCTATCCTGTctttaacaacaaataaatactaatttttttttccataaatatATTATCATCAGGGGCTACAAAAcacatttatgtttattttctataatcAGGGACCTTCATGTTATGCACATAAAGCATGTATATAATGGTATTAAGTGCTAAAATATAAAATTATGTTAACTTCCTATTTTAGGGGTTTtgcatgttatatatatatatatatatatatatatatatatatatatatatatatatatatatatatatatatatatatatataatgtataagtTAAGGAGACAAAATAACGTAACGTAAAGTTGTTGCTTGAAAAGGCTACACCTTTAAATGAGCTGCCTTGGAAAATAAAGATTGTATAATTAGTAATCATGTATTTCATGTTAGTAAGGCATAAtaaaatgttcaaatgttcatATGTTCTAGTGTTGGCTCATTATACATCCTTACCGGCCTGCACCACCCAGTGCCAGTGATGGACTTGTGTCAAAGGCGTCACGGGCCAGTGCCtgtagtgtgttgtgttgtgcagaGATTGGCACAGTGTCATTTATTTGTCATGTCGGATATCCAGTTGTGTGATCATTGTGGGATGTACAATTACTGCAGTGTTCAATGCTGGAGCTGCACTGCATGGACTCCCTGCTGCCACGTGTTCTGTGGCCTTCCATTTCATACAACATTGACAACACATCTATGTACCTTCTAATCAaaaaaatttgtgtgtgtgtgtgtgtgtgtgtgtgtgtgtgtgtgtgtgtgtgtgtgtgtgtgtgtgtgtgtgtgtgtgtgtgtgtgtgtgtgtgtgtgtgtgtgtgtatctatctatctatctatctatctatctatatatatatatatatatatatatatatatatatatatatatatatatatatatatatatatatatatatatcatctcaTACCAGCACTATATACTTGTACCACTGTCACTACTtgtaccactgtcaccactgtcactacttgtacctctgtcaccactgtcaccactgtcactacttgtacctctgtcaccactgtcactacttgtaccactgtcaccacagtCACTACTTGTACCtctgtcaccactgtcaccattatcactacttGTACCtctgtcaccactgtcaccactgtcactacttgtacctctgtcaccactgtcactacttgtaccactgtcaccacagtCACTACTTGTACCtctgtcaccactgtcaccactgtcactacttgtacctctgtcaccactgtcactacttgtaccactgtcaccacagtCACTACTTATACCtctgtcaccactgtcaccattatcactacttGTACCtctgtcaccactgtcaccattgTCACTACTTGTACCTCTGTCACCACAGTCACTACTTGTACCtctgtcaccactgtcaccattatcactacttGTACCtctgtcaccactgtcaccattgtcactacttgtacctctgtcaccactgtcactacttgtacctctgtcaccactgtcactacttgtacctctgtcaccactgtcaccattgtcactacttgtacctctgtcaccactgtcactacttgtacctctgtcaccactgtcactacttgtacctctgtcaccactgtcactacttgtaccactgtcaccactgtcaccattgtcactacttgtaccactgtcaccactgtcactacttgtacctctgtcaccactgtcaccactgtcactacttgtacctctgtcaccactgtcactacttgtacctctgtcaccactgtcactacttgtacctctgtcactacttgtaccactgtcaccattgtcactacttgtaccactgtcaccattgtcactacttgtaccactgtcaccattgtcactacttgtaccactgtcaccattgtcactacttgtaccactgtcaccactgtcactacttgtacctctgtcaccactgtcactacttgtacctctgtcaccactgtcactacttgtaccactcaccactgtcaccattgTCACCATTGTCACTACTTGTACCTctgtcaccactgtcactacttgtacctctgtcaccactgtcactaGTTGTACCTCTGTAACCACTGTCACTACTTGTACCTctgtcaccactgtcactacttGTACCAGTGTCACTACTTGTACCTCTGTCACCAGTCACTACTTGTACCTctgtcaccactgtcactacttGTACCTCTGTAACCACTGTCACTACTTGTACCTCTGTCACCAGTCACTACTTGTACctctgtcaccactatcactacttgtaccactgtcaccactgtcactacttgtaccactgtcaccactgtcactacttgtacctctgtcaccactgtcactacttgtacctctgtcaccactgtca encodes the following:
- the LOC123510290 gene encoding uncharacterized protein LOC123510290; translation: MRRGGPYKNKGGAGSSWGAGSSWGAGSSWGTGSNDATAGSGRGLYDQRKYEKYQESHSSKYYKHDPDKPYNHVLNTTGCKAFSIRKSGDKTPHARVPGFPGQTKVVVENAGFQETGRNQEWNKGHGHAMLTGRKDNNRCEPHHMDGMVRKVVTQVGDKTKTNYHDRHGNCYSKVSSSQSAGVVSGLSSNTHQFPPVTYEKRQSHVKGWHFVHFCQGGPPLTDD